Genomic DNA from Neisseria lisongii:
AAACTTACAGTTTTAGCTTCGCATAAACTCATTTCATTCGTTTTAGCTTCGCTGAAACCTACGGTTTTCAGACGGCCTTGTTACGGCACGGGGTCGTGGCCGTGTCCGCCCCAAGGGTGGCAGCGGGCGATGCGTTTGGCCGCCAGCCAGCCGCCTTTGAAAGCGCCGTATTTTTTCACCGCTTCCACGGCGTATTGCGAACAGGTCGGCACATAGCGGCAGCGGGGCGGAATCAGCGGGCTGACGGCATATTGGTA
This window encodes:
- the yidD gene encoding membrane protein insertion efficiency factor YidD; this translates as MNRLAAALLLGCIRFYQYAVSPLIPPRCRYVPTCSQYAVEAVKKYGAFKGGWLAAKRIARCHPWGGHGHDPVP